One genomic window of Verrucomicrobiota bacterium includes the following:
- a CDS encoding lipid-A-disaccharide synthase N-terminal domain-containing protein, whose protein sequence is MNSLISTFENFSLWHVVGFVGIGCFIMRWAIQIWFSKKMGVSTFPIHFWYFSITGSLLLIVYFYFGNRDIIGILANFFALVISIFNLSLRIRESDSNGASTSKININ, encoded by the coding sequence ATGAATTCTTTGATAAGCACTTTTGAAAACTTCTCTTTATGGCACGTGGTTGGGTTTGTAGGAATTGGCTGTTTTATAATGCGCTGGGCGATACAAATCTGGTTTTCCAAAAAAATGGGTGTTTCGACTTTCCCTATTCACTTCTGGTATTTCAGCATAACAGGCAGTCTCCTTTTAATCGTGTATTTCTATTTTGGTAATCGGGATATTATCGGGATTCTGGCGAATTTTTTCGCCCTCGTGATTTCGATCTTTAATCTCAGTTTAAGAATTCGTGAGTCGGACAGCAATGGTGCATCCACATCCAAAATAAACATCAACTGA